The following coding sequences are from one Paenibacillus sp. FSL R5-0912 window:
- a CDS encoding cache domain-containing protein, which produces MITRVMVRIIREHSLEKATQSLTIVQSQIDVIFEEMVSVSNFVHFDPEIKTLLEDAKTNPVAARTLTSRLEQVAGDTLDLRITLLDKEGHAYSDYSFYDYDPRQFIGQGWFPTLEKLSPYDTLFMGQKLII; this is translated from the coding sequence ATGATCACCAGGGTTATGGTCAGAATTATCCGGGAGCACTCTCTGGAAAAAGCCACGCAATCCTTAACGATTGTGCAGTCACAGATTGATGTGATCTTCGAAGAGATGGTCTCGGTCTCGAATTTTGTCCACTTTGATCCGGAGATCAAGACCCTGCTTGAGGATGCCAAGACCAATCCGGTCGCCGCAAGAACCTTGACCAGCCGGCTGGAGCAGGTGGCTGGCGATACCCTCGACTTACGCATCACGCTTCTGGACAAGGAAGGACATGCCTATTCTGATTATTCCTTCTACGACTATGATCCGCGTCAATTTATTGGACAAGGCTGGTTCCCAACCCTGGAGAAGCTCTCCCCGTATGACACTTTATTCATGGGGCAGAAGCTAATTATCTGA
- a CDS encoding response regulator gives MLYKVVLADDHYPVLEYLSASIPWDTLGLELSASCSDGKQAWEACQLHQPDILLTDIGMPAMDGLELIRKAREVNPQLQAIILSCHGEFEYAQQAVKLNVAEYILKESLQIDQVISVLTEAVSRLEIRMISQNNYLQMQKLVSQNHSAIRTRFIRMFLEQPVWDEAEWV, from the coding sequence GTGTTATACAAAGTAGTATTAGCCGATGATCACTATCCCGTACTGGAATATCTGAGCGCCAGTATTCCCTGGGATACCTTAGGCCTGGAGCTGTCAGCTTCTTGCTCTGACGGCAAACAAGCCTGGGAAGCCTGCCAGCTGCATCAGCCTGATATTCTGCTCACAGATATCGGCATGCCGGCGATGGACGGACTGGAATTAATCCGGAAGGCCCGGGAAGTAAATCCCCAGCTCCAGGCGATTATCCTGTCCTGCCACGGGGAATTCGAATATGCCCAACAGGCAGTGAAATTGAATGTTGCCGAATATATATTGAAAGAAAGCCTGCAAATTGATCAGGTCATTTCAGTATTGACTGAGGCGGTTTCCCGGCTGGAGATCAGAATGATCTCCCAGAATAATTACCTCCAGATGCAGAAGCTGGTCTCGCAGAACCACTCTGCAATCCGGACGAGATTTATCCGTATGTTCCTCGAGCAGCCAGTCTGGGATGAGGCTGAATGGGTATGA